The sequence TCAGCGCGTACCGCCCGTCCTCGCCGCTGGCCCCGCGCCCGATCTGCTGCCCCTGGACGTCGATCAGGGTGAGGGCGGCCCGGGGGACGGTCGTGCCGTCGGGGTGCTGGACGCTGCCGTGCACCGGGACCCCGGAGAGGTGACCGGGGGCGGGCCGGCCCGAGTCGGCGCGGGCGGCGGGGATCTGCGTGGTCGGGGCCTCGGCGGCGGCTTCGGGACTGTGGTGGGACACCAGCGGTTTCTCCTTGAGGAAGAAGGCGAGGATCAGGCCGAGGACGAGCACCGGCACGAGGTAGAGGAAGATGCGGGGCATCGCGTCGACGTAGGCCTGGATGTAGGCGTCGCGCAGCGCGGGTTCCATCGCGTGGACGATCTGCGGGGTGATCGACTCGGGGTCCGGGAGCTCCGCTCCGGTGGGCAGGCGCACGCCCAGCGCGTCGGAGAGCCGCCCGGCGAACAGCGTGCCGAAGATCGCCGCGCCGACGCTGCCGCCGATCTGCCGGAAGTAGTTGTTGGCGCTGGTGGCGGTGCCGAGGTCGCCGGGGCGTACGGAGTTCTGCACGGCGAGCACGAGAACCGACATCACCAGTCCGATGCCGAGGCCGAGGACGGCCTGGTAGAAGCTGTACGCCAGGGGGGAGGTGTCCGCCTCCAGCAGGGACAGCAGCCCCATGCCGACCACGGAGACGGCGCTGCCGACGATCGGGTAGATCCGGTAGCGGCCGGTGCGGGTGATGAGCTGACCCGAGGCGATGGAGCCGCCGACGATGCCCAGCATCATCGGGAGCATCAGGAGCCCCGATTCGGTGGCGCTGACCCCGTCGACCATCTGGAGGTAGGTCGGGAGGTAGCTGGCGGCCCCGAAGAGCGCGATGCCGACGACCGCTCCGATCAGGCCGGTGACGTTGAAGACGGAGTCGCGGAACAGCCGCAGCGGAATGATCGGTTCTGCGGCTCGGTGCTCCACGGCGACGAAGAGCACCGTCGTGACGACCGCACCCGCCGCGAGGCCCAGGACGGTGCGCGAGCCCCAGGCGTACTCGGTGCCGCCCCAACTCGTCACCAGCACCAGGCAGGTGGAGGCGGCGGCGAGGAGCACCGCGCCCAGGACGTCGAGCCGGGGGCGTACGGCGGGCCGGGGCAGCTTGAGGACGACCGCGATGACGGCCAGGGTGACCAGCCCGAAGGGGACGTTGATGTAGAAGCACCAGCGCCAGGAGGCATGGTCGGTGAAGAACCCGCCGAGCAGGGGTCCGGCGACCGAGGCCAGGCCGAAGACCGCGCCGATGAGGCCCATGTAGCGGCCGCGCTCCCGGGCCGGGACGATGTCCGCGATGATCGCCTGGACGCCGATCATGAGACCGCCGCCGCCGATGCCCTGGAGGGCGCGGAAGGCGATCAGTTCGTCCATGGTGCGCGACCAGCCCGCGAGGGCGGAGCCGATGATGAAGACGACGATGGCGAACTGGAAGACGCCCTTGCGCCCGAAGAGGTCGCCGAGCTTGCCGTAGAGCGGCAGGACGATGGTGGAGGCGAGGAGGTAGGCGGTGACCGCCCAGGACATCTTCTCCAGGCCGTGCAGCTCGCCGACGATTCCGGGCAGGGCGGTGGCGACGATCATCTGGTCGAGCGCCGCGAGCAGCAGGGTGAGCATCAGCCCCAGGAAGACCATGCGGACCCTGCGGGGGCTGATCTCCGCTGCCGCGCCGCCCGGTCCGGGTCCGGCCGGAGGAGGCGGCGGGGGTGGTGCGGCGGTCCCGGCGCGCGCCGTCGTGGTGTCCGGAGCCGGGCCGTCGGGTCCCGTGCCGTCGGGTCCCGTGCCGTCGGGTCCCGTGCCGTCGGGTCCCGTGCCGTCCGGCCCGTCCTTCACCAGCGTGATACCGCCCACCACGAAACGCTCCCCTCGTCGCACCTGCGCCGCCCATTTGTCGCACCGTGCGGCAAGGCGGGGCAAACGTGACGAGGGGCGTACGCGGCGCGCACAGAGGGCTTATGCGCCGGTGAGAGCCACTACGGCGCACAACCGGTCGCCCCGGAAAACCACCCGTTCCGGTGAGGCCGGTCGTCGCGCGGGGGCCGGACGGACCGGCCCCCGATCACGGGTCGGTCCTACTTCTCGACCTCGGTGGCGAGGTTCTGGAGGAGCTCGTCGTAGATGCGGGCGAGGCCCTTGGGGGCGAAGGTCCGCTCGAAGAACCCGCCGATGCCGCCCGCGCCGTCCCAGACGGTGACCACGACGGCCTTGGACTTCCCCTCGCCGGCGGGGGTCACGGTCCAGGTGGTGACCATGGAGGAGTTGCGGTCCTTCTCGACGAGCTGCCCGTCGGTCGGCTCGCTGACCTCCAGCAGGCAGTCGCGGACGCGCTTGCTGGTGGCCTGGAGCTTCCAGTGCACCAGGGTGCCCTCGCCGTCGCCGCCCTCCCGGACCTCGTACTCGCTGAAGTGCCCGGTCAGCACCTTGCCGCGGACGTCCTTGTAGTCGGCCAGCGCGTCGAACACCGTGTCCGCGTCCGCCGCGATGATCCGCTCCGTGGTGGCCTCGACCTGCGCCATGGCTGTTCCTCCAGCTGTCCGTGGTTCGGGGGGTGAGCTGAGCCAACCACCTCGGGTGCGGCCGCTCAAAATCGGGTCCCGGAGCGGATCCGGCCGCCGGACGCCGGGGGCGATCAGGGGCAGCGGGTCCCGAGGACACAGAACTCGTTGCCCTCCGGGTCGGTGAGGACGACCCAGCTCGCCCCCTCCGGCGCGACGTCGGCGCGCCGGGCGCCGAGCGCGAGCAGCCGCTCGACCTCCTCGCCCTGCTCCCGGTCGGTGGGGTTGACGTCGATGTGCAGCCGGTTCTTGACGGTCTTGCCCTCGGGGACGCGCGCGAAGGTCAGCGTCGGCGGCACCGGCCCGGGGCGGCTCTTCCCCTCGGGCACCCCGGGCGAGCCGATGCTGACGACGCCCTCCTCCTCTTCCACGTCCTGCACCTCGTAGCCGAGGACCGCGCACCAGAAGCGGGCCAGGGCGGCGGGGTCGGCGCAGTCGATCGAGAGCTCGGTGAACTTGCTGGCCATGGTCGGGACCTCCCGGTCCGGTAGCGGCTCGTGCAGGGGACCCACACGTTAGGCGGTGCGCGCCTCGCGGGTGCGGCCCCGTGGCCGCGCCCCAGGGGGCGATGGCCTGCCGCGCACGACCGGGAGAACACGTGCTCGTCGCCGTCGTCGTGGGCCGACGCGTCGTCGGCAGAACCGCCGGGGCAGAGCTGAGGCGTCATGGCGTCGCGCGCAGGCAACAGCACAGCACCGCGCCCGCCCCACGCAGCGAACGCATCGACACATCGCCACCGCCACCGCCACCGCCACCGCCACTGTCACCTGCCTCCTCGCGGCACAGGACACGGGCCGTCACGGGGAAGGCGTCCCGCGCCCGGCCGCTTCACGTACACCGGTGTCCCGTCCGGCCTCGTACGACGCCCCGTCCGGGCAGGCTCGCCCACCTCCCGCGCACGCCCGGCGGGGCGCCCGCGTTAGCCCGCCCGGGTGCCTGGACCACCGGCTCGCGTGCGTCGCGGTGCGTCCCGTAGGTCGGCGGACCGGTTTGGGCCATGTTGCTGACCGTCGGGTCGATCGGCGCGGCACCAGCCGGACACGAAGGAGACCCAGGGTGGGCGAGCTGTACATCGGCGGTGAGTGGACACCGGCGGCGGCCGGCGGCCGGCGCGAGGTGATCAACCCCTTCGACGCCTCCGTCGTCACCACCGTCGACGAGGCCGACGCCGACGACGTCGACCGCGCGGTACGCGCCGCCCGGCGGGCCTTCGAGGAGGCCGACTGGGCCGGCGCCCCCACCCGCCGCCGTGCCGACGTGCTGCTCCGTGTGCACGACCTGCTGCTGCGCGACAGGGAGGAGATCGCCCGCACCGAGACCCTCGACACCGGCAAGACCCTGGCCGAGGCCCGGATCGACGTCGAGGACGTGGCGAACGCCTTCCGCTACTTCGGCGAGGTCGCCGACAAGGACGGCGGCCGGGTCGTGGACGTGGGCCCCGACGTCCTCAGCCGGGTCGTCTACGAGCCGATCGGCGTGTGCGCGCTCATCGCCCCCTGGAACTACCCCCTGCTGCAGGCCTCCTGGAAGGTGGCCCCGGCCCTGGCCGCCGGCAACACCTTCGTCCTGAAGCCCAGTGAGACCACCCCCCTCACCACCATCGCCATGGTCCGGCTCATCGCCGAGGCCGGAGCTCCCCCCGGGGTCGCCAACCTGGTGCTCGGCTCCGGGGCGACCGTCGGCGCCGCCCTCACCCATCACTCCGAGGTGGACCTCGTGTCGTTCACCGGCGGGCTGGCCACCGGGCGCGGCATCATGGCCGGTGCCGCCGACGGACCCAAGAACGTCGCCCTGGAGCTGGGGGGCAAGAACCCCAACGTGGTCTTCGCGGACGCGGACGTCGAGGCCGCCCTGGACAACGCGCTCAACGCCGCGTTCCTCCACTCCGGACAGGTCTGCTCAGCCGGTTCCCGCCTCCTGGTCGAGGATTCGCTGCACGACCGGTTCGTCGAGGCCCTCGCCCGCCGTGCCGCCGCGATCCGGCTCGGCAACGGCATGGACGACGGCACCGAGAGCGGACCACTCAGCTCGGCCGAGCACCGCGAGAAGGTCGAGCGCATGATCGCGGTGGGCCGCGACGAGGGCGCCCGGGTCGTCACCGGCGGTGGCCGCCCCGCCGATCCCGCCCTCAGCCGCGGCTACTTCCTCCAGCCGACCGTCTTCGCCGACTGCCACCGCACCATGCGCATCGTCCAGGAGGAGGTCTTCGGACCGGTGGTCACCGTCGAGCGGTTCCACACCGAGGACGAGGCCGTCGAACTGGCCAACGACACCCGCTACGGCCTCGCGGGCGGCGTGTGGACGTCGGACGCGAGCCGCGCCCAGCGCGTCGCCGGGCGGCTGCGGCACGGCACCGTGTGGATCAACGACTTCCACCCCTACGTCCCGCAGGCCGAGTGGGGCGGCTTCGGCCTCTCCGGCGTCGGGCGCGAACTCGGGCCCACCGGCCTGCGCGAATACCAGGAGGCGAAGCACATCTACCAGAACCTCAGCCCCTCCCCCACCGGATGGTTCAAGGGCTGACCGAGCACCACCCCGCCGCCCGCCACCGGCGGCCCCGACGAAGGACACACCATGGCTTCCACCACCCCCAACGGCGCCGAGTCCGCCTACGACTACGTGATCGTCGGCGGCGGCACCGCCGGCTGCGTGCTCGCCGCCCGGCTCAGCGAGGACCCCGACTGCCGCGTCTGCGTCGTCGAGGGCGGGCCCAGCGACGTGGGCGACGACCGCATCCTGCGCCTGCGCAACTGGATCAACCTGCTCGGCTCGGAGTTCGACTACGGCTACACCACCGTCGAGCAACCCCGCGGCAACTCGCACATCCTCCACTCGCGCGCCCGCGTCCTGGGCGGCTGCTCCTCCCACAACACCCTGATCAGCTTCCTGCCGCTCCCGGAGGACCTGGACGACTGGGTCGCCCGCGGCTGCGACGGCTGGGACCCCGCGACGGTCCTGGCCTACCGCGACCGGCTCCGGACGAACATCGTCCCCGTGGCCGAGGCCGACCGGAACCCGATCGCCAAGGACTTCGTCACCGCGGCCGCCGGTGCCCTCGGCGTCCCCGTCATCGAGGACTTCAACGCCCAGCCCTTCTCGGAGGGCACCGGGTTCTTCTCCCTCGCCTACCAGCCGGAGGGCAACCTGCGCTCCTCCGCCTCCGTCGCCTACCTCCACCCCGTCCTCGACCGGCCCAACCTCACCGTCCGCCTGGAGACCTGGGCGCACCGGCTGCTCCCGGACGACGCGGGGCGGCTGACCCGGGTGGCCGTCCGCGGGGCCGACGGCGGTGAGGCCGTCCTGCGCGCCGAGCGGGAACTCCTGTTGTGCGCGGGGGCCGTCGACACCCCACGGCTCCTCATGCTGTCGGGGATCGGGCCTGCCGAGGACCTGCGGCGGCTGGGCATCGACGTGCGGGTCGACCTGCCCGGCGTGGGCGAGAACCTGCTGGACCACCCCGAGTCCGTGATCGTCTGGGAGACCGACGGTCCGCTGCCGCCCAACTCGGCGATGGACTCCGACGCCGGGCTCTTCCTGCGCCGCGACACCGGACAGCCCCGCCCCGACCTGATGTTCCACTTCTACCAGGTGCCGTTCACCGTCAACACCGAGCGGCTCGGCTACCCCGTCCCCGAGCACGGGGTGTGCATGACGCCGAACGTGCCGCGCGCCCGCTCCACCGGCCGCATGTGGCTGCGCAGCGCGGACCCGGCGGAGCACCCCGCGCTGGACTTCCGCTACTTCACGGACCCCGAGGGGCACGACGAGCGCACCATCGTCGACGGGCTGAAGGTCGCCCGCGAGGTCGCGGCCACCGCGCCGCTGCGCGACTGGCTCGTCCGCGAGGTCGCGCCGGGCCCCGGGGTGACCTCCGACGCCGACCTCTCGGAGTACGGCCGCCGTGTCGCGCACACCGTCTACCACCCCGCCGGCACCTGCCGCATGGGCGCCCCGGACGACCCGATGGCCGTCTGCGACCCCGCTCTGCGGCTGCGCGGCGTCGACGGTGTGCGGATCGTCGACGCCTCGGTGTTCCCGACCATGCCGACGATCAACCCGATGGTGACCGTGCTGCTCGTCGCCGAGCGCGCCGCGGACCTGATCAGCGGCCGCACCTCCGTACGGGGGGCCGCCCAGTGACCCGCCATCCAGCAGAAGGGAGCCGTCAGTGTCGACCGTAGGAGGCAGGAACGCCGGATACGCCCCCGAGGAGCCGGCCGAACCCGAGGAGGAGGGCTCCGGCACACTCAAGCCGCTGGTCTTCTACGGCTCGGCCGTGCTGATCCTGGCCATCTCGATCTGGGCGATCGTCACCCCCTCGGGCGCCGAGGACGTCATCGGGGTGGTGGTGGACAAGATCTCCGACTGGTTCGGCTGGTACTACTTCCTGGCCGCCACCCTCTACCTGCTCTTCGTCCTCTTCATCGGCGTGTCGAAGTACGGCACCGTGAAGCTGGGCCCCAAGCACTACAAGCCCGACTACGGGCTCTTCGCCTGGGCGGCGATGCTCTTCGCCGCGGGCATCGGCATCGACCTGATGTTCTTCTCCGTCGCCGGACCGGTGAGCCACTACCTCGCGCCCCCCGAGGGGGACCCCGAGTCGCTGGAGGCCGCGCGGATGGCCGTGGTGTGGACGCTGTTCCACTACGGCATCACCGGCTGGGCCATGTACGCGCTGATGGGCATGGCGCTCGGCTACTTCGCCTTCCGGTACAAGCTGCCGCTCGCCATCCGCTCCGCGCTCTACCCGATCATCGGCCGCCGCATTCACGGGAAGATCGGCGACGCCGTCGACCTGGCGGCCATCATCGGCACGGTCTTCGGCATCTCCGTGTCACTCGGCATCGGCGTCGTCCAGCTCAACTACGGGCTGAAGTTCCTCTTCGACGTGCCGGAGGGGCTGCCCGCGCAGATCGGCCTCATCGGCGTCGCGGTCGTGATGGCCACCGTCTCCGCCGTGGCCGGCGTCGACAAGGGCATCCGCCGGCTGTCGCAGCTCAACGTGCTCCTCGCCGTACTCCTGATGCTGTTCATCCTGGTGGTCGGCGAACCGTTCCAGCTGCTGAACGCCCTGGTCCAGAACATCGGCGACTACGTCAGCGGCTTCCCCTCGATGACGCTGAACACCTTCGCCTACGACCAGCCCACCGAGTGGCTGGACGCCTGGACGTTGTTCTTCTGGGCCTGGTGGATCGCCTGGGCGCCGTTCGTCGGGCTGTTCCTGGCCCGGATCTCCCGCGGGCGCACGCTGCGCCAGTTCGTCGCCGCGACGCTGATCATCCCGTTCCTGTTCACCGGGCTGTTCCTCGCGGTGTTCGGCAACAGCGCCCTGTTCGTCGTCCGGGACGGCAACGCCGCCTTCGGGGAGACCGCGCTCAACTCGCCCGAGCAGGCCTTCTACGGGCTGCTGGAACTCTACCCCGGGGCCACCTTCAGCGCGGGCCTGGCCACCTTCGTCGGTCTCCTGCTCTACGTGACCTCGGCCGACTCCGGAGCCCTGGTGATGGGGAACCTCAGCTCCCACCTGCCCACCCCGGTCACCGACGCGCGGACCTGGCTGCGCATCTTCTGGGCGGTCACGACGGGCCTGCTCACCCTCGCCATGCTGATCGTGGGCGGGGTCCAGGCGCTGACCGACGCGACGATCATCATGGGCCTGCCCTTCTCGTTCGTGATGTTCCTGATCATGGCGGGGCTCTATCTGGCGCTGCGCTCCGAACGGATGAGGGAGGAGGCCCTGACCGCCACCCTGCCGGCCTCCCTCTCCGGGAGGACACCGCAGACGGGCGTGGCGGCGACGCGCACCTGGCGCCAGCGCCTGACCCGGGCGATGTCCTTCCCCGGCCCGCGGGCGGGGGCACGCTTCGTCGATGAGGTGTGCCGACCCGCCTTCCAGGAGGTGGCCCAGGCACTGCGGGAGCAGGGTGCGGAGGCGGAGATCACCTCAGGGACCGAGGAGGAGAGCGGACTCCCGCACGTCGGCATCATGGTGCCGATCGGGCCGCGCGACCAGTTCGTCTACCGGGTGTGGCCCGTGGAACGGCCCACCCCCGGGTTCGCCACCCGGTCGATCAGCACGCACGACAGCTACGTGCGCTACGAGGTGCAGCTCGCCGAGGGCAACCAGGGCTACGACGTCATGGACTACACCCGGGAGCAGCTCATCGCCGACACCCTCGACCAGTACGAGCGGCATCTGGAGTTCCTCAGGCTCCACCACGAGGCGACCGCCGGGTCTGCCTTCCCGGACCACCGGCCCGACGACCCGGACGCCGACCGGCCGGAGTAGTACGTGCGGAACGCGGGGCGGGCCCCACCGGGCCTGCCCCGCGTCAGCCGGCGGGCCGATGGACCTGACGGGCCTGACGATGCTGGCCGGGCTGATGGGGCTGATGGGGCTGATGGGGCTGATGGGGCTGATGGGGCTGATGGCGTGACCGTACGGGTCGAGTCCGCGCGGAACGGACCCTTCCGCGGGGGAATTCGGGGAGCATGCGGCGGGGACCGGTGATCCGGCGCCGCGTCCCGCCACTCCGGGAGGCCCCATGACGAAACGTGCAGGAATTCTGGTCGCCGTCGGCGCGACCGTCGCCGGTCTGCTGACCGCGGCGCCCGGCCCGGCCGCCGCCACGGCGGCGACCACGCAGCCCGCCCCGAAGCCGAAGTGGACGGACTGCCCGACCGAGAACTACCCGACGCTCCAGTGCGCGAAGGTCCGCGCCCCGCTGGACCACCGCCGCCCGTCGGGCCGTCAGATCACGCTCGCCCTGTCCCGCGTCCCGCACACCGCGAAGACCTTCCAGGGCCCGCTGCTCGTCAACCCGGGCGGCCCGGGCGGGAGCGGCCTGTCGATGGCCGGGTTCGTCGCGTCCTCGCTGCCCGAGAAGGTGGCCGCCCAGTACGACGTGATCGGGTTCGACCCGCGCGGCGTCGGCAAGAGCAGCCCCGCCCTGAACTGCCTGCCCGGCCACTTCGACGCGGTGCGCCCGGACTCGGTGCCGACGTCCTACCGGGCGGAGCGGATCAACCGCGACCGCGCCGAGGCCTTCGCGCGGGCCTGCGGTGAGAAGCACGGCGACGTGCTGCCGTACATGGACACGGTCAGCGCGGCCAAGGACCTCGACGTGATCCGCCGGGCGCTGGGCTCCCGGCAGCTCAACTACTTCGGCTACTCCTACGGCACGTACCTCGGCGCGGTCTACGCCCAGCTGTATCCGGAGCGGGTGCGCCGGCTGGTGCTGGACTCGGTCGTCGACCCGGACGGCGTCTGGTACGAGGGCAACCTCGGCCAGGACTACGCGTTCGACGACCGGCACAAGGCTTTCGCCGCCTGGGTCGCGAAGAACGACGCCGCGTACGGCCTGGGCACCGACCCCGCACGGGTCGAGGCCGCCTGGTACCGGATGCGGGCGGACGTGGCGCGCAAGCCCGCCGGCGGCACGGTCGGCGCGAGCGAGCTGGAGGACGCCTTCCTGCCCGGCGGCTACTACAACGGCTACTGGCCCTACCTCGCGGAGGCGTTCGCCGCGTATGCGAAGGACGGGGACGCCGAGGCGCTGGTCGAGGTGTACGAGAACTTCGGCGCGGTCGACGCGAGCGGCGACAACGGCTACTCGGTCTACACGGCCGTCCAGTGCCGCGACGCCGGCTGGCCCGAGCACTGGAGCACCTGGCGCAACGACAGCCGCCGGATCCACAAGAAGGCGCCGTTCATGACCTGGAACAACACCTGGTACAACGCGCCGTGCGCGAACTGGCCGGTGCCTCCGCTGAACCCGGTCCGGGTGAACAACCGCCTGCTGCCCCCGGCCCTCATCCTCCAGGCCACGAACGACGCGGCGACCCCGTACGGCGGTGCGGTCAGCATGCACCGCAAGCTCAAGGGCTCCAGCCTCGTCGTGGAGGAGGGCGGCGGCAACCACGGCATCACGCTGAGCGGCAACGACTGTCTGGACGAGCATCTGGCGGCCTATCTGACCGACGGCACGGTGCCGCGCGGCCGGGGCGAGGCGGACGCCGTCTGCACCGCCCTGCCGGACCCGAAGCCGCTGCCCGCCGAGAAGGCGGCGGCGCAGTCGGTGGACAACAGCAAGGGCAGCCGCCTGCACGGCCTGCTGGGCTTCCGCCACTGAGCCGCCCGCGTCGATGCGGGTCCGCGGCCGCGACAGCACCCCCACCGGGCCGGCTGTCGCGGCCGCGTCCGGACGGGACGGGCTCCGCCCGCGCCCCGGGCACGCCGCCCCCGTCTGCGCTCACTCCCCCGGCAGCCGGCTGAGCGCCGCAGCCGCTGCCGCGCCGAGCCGTGGATGCGGGAGGGCCGCCGTGAGGACCGGGCGGGCCTGTTCGTCGGCGAGCCGGCCGAGCCCCTCGACGCAGGCCAGGGCGACGCGCCAGTGGGGTTCGCCCGGGGCCAGCAGGCGTTGCAGCGTGGCGACCAGGGCGGGCACCGACTCGGGGGCCCGCAGGTCGGTCAGCAGGCGCACCGGGTGCAGCGCGTACGCGGTGCGCAGGGCGTTGGTGGCGAGCGCGGCGGCGGCCCGGGGCGTGCGGGGGTCGTTCAGGCGGGCCAGGGCGTGGGCGGCGGAGACGCAGCGTTCGGGGTCGCGGTGGTTGAGCAGGAGCACCAGCGCCTCGAAGGCCCGCCGGTCGCCCGCGCAGCCGAGCCGGAAGGCGGCCATCTCGCGCGCCCACAGCGGCTGGTGCGGCTCCACGAGGACGCGGGCCAGCTCCTCGGGGTCCTCGGCGGCGACGAGCCGGGCGTACCGCGGCGATCCGGCCGCCTCGGGCTCCAGCCGGTCCACGAGTGAACGGAACTCCTCGTCCCTGACGTCATCCATGACACTCAGCGTATCGACGGACACACTCCGTACGGGGCGGGACGGCCGAGCCCGTGTGGCCCAGGGCACACGGACCCAGGGGTGGCGCGCTCGTTACCCGCCAGTTAATCTCATCTGAGCGGGGCACACTCCCCGCAGACTCCGGTGGCCTGGTGACGCAGCCACCCGGAGTGCCTGTCGGTTCGGCTCCATGTGCGACGTGACTCCGGGACAGAGTCCGTCCCCCCTCCCGGCCGGGCGCGCTCCTCGCGCCTCGGCCCCGTGCTCCACGACACGCAGCTTCCGTACACCGCGCGCCGCTCCCTCATCGCCGCGCGCGCTGTGCTCCCCCAGTCGTCACTCACCCTGGAGTCCCGTGATGGACACCCCTCTCTCCACCATCGCCGTCGTCGGCCTCGGCACCATGGGCACCGGCATCGCCGAGGTCCTGGCCCTGGCGGGCCGCGAGGTCATCGGCATCGACATCAGCGAGGCGGCCGCCCTCGGGGCCGTCGCCTCCCTCGAAGCGTCCACCGCGCGCGCCGTGACGCGCGGACGGATCACCGAGGAGGAGCGGGCCGCCGCGCTCGCCCGCTTCCGTACCGCGGACACGCTCCAGGCCGCCGCCGATGCCGAGCTGGTCGTCGAGGTGGTGCCGGAGTCGTACGAGATCAAGCAGCAGGTGTTCCGGGAGCTGGACGCGATCGTCTCCCCCACCACGATCCTGGCCACCGGCACCAACGCGCTGTCGGTGACCCGGCTGGCCGCCGAGTCGCAGCGCCCCGAGCGCGTGCTCGGCCTGCACTTCTTCAACCCGGCGCCCGCGATGAAGCTGGTCGAGGTGGTCTCCTCGGTGCTGACCGCGCCGCCCGCCGTCGAGGCCGTCACCCGGCTCGCCCGGGAGCTGGGCAAGGAGCCCGTCGCGGTCGGCGACCGGCCGGGATTCGTCGCTGACGGGCTGCTCTTCGGCTACCTCAACCAGGCCGCCGCGATGTACGAGGCGAACTACGCCTCCCGCGAGGACATCGACGCCGCGATGAAGCTGGGCTGCGGGCTGCCGATGGGCCCGCTCGCCCTGCTCGACCTGATCGGCATCGACACGGCGCGCACGGTCCTGGAGGCCATGTACGCCGAGTCCCACGACCGGCTGCACGCCCCGGCCCCGATCCTCGGGCAGCTCGGCAGCGCGGGCCTGACCGGCCGGAAGGCCGGGCGCGGCTTCTACACGTACGACGCCCCGGGCGGCCAGGACGTGGTGCCCGACGCGCTGACCCCTGCGTCCGGCGCCGAGGCGGGCGCGGGGCGCGAGGTGGCGTCGGTGGGCGTCGCGGGCTCCGGGACCATGGCCTCCGGGATCGCGGAGGTCTTCGCGAAGGCCGGGTACACCGTGGTCCTGGCCGCCCGCAGCCAGGAGAAGGCGGACACCGCCAAGGGCCGGATCGCGAAGTCGCTGGAGCGTTCGGTCAGCAAGGGGCGGCTGAGCGCCGAGGCCCGCGACGAGACGCTGGGGCGGATCACGGCGGCCGGTTCGCTGGACGCCTTCGCCGAGGTCGACCTCGCCGTCGAGGCGGTCGCCGAGGACCTGGAGATCAA is a genomic window of Streptomyces sp. YPW6 containing:
- the betT gene encoding choline BCCT transporter BetT, which codes for MSTVGGRNAGYAPEEPAEPEEEGSGTLKPLVFYGSAVLILAISIWAIVTPSGAEDVIGVVVDKISDWFGWYYFLAATLYLLFVLFIGVSKYGTVKLGPKHYKPDYGLFAWAAMLFAAGIGIDLMFFSVAGPVSHYLAPPEGDPESLEAARMAVVWTLFHYGITGWAMYALMGMALGYFAFRYKLPLAIRSALYPIIGRRIHGKIGDAVDLAAIIGTVFGISVSLGIGVVQLNYGLKFLFDVPEGLPAQIGLIGVAVVMATVSAVAGVDKGIRRLSQLNVLLAVLLMLFILVVGEPFQLLNALVQNIGDYVSGFPSMTLNTFAYDQPTEWLDAWTLFFWAWWIAWAPFVGLFLARISRGRTLRQFVAATLIIPFLFTGLFLAVFGNSALFVVRDGNAAFGETALNSPEQAFYGLLELYPGATFSAGLATFVGLLLYVTSADSGALVMGNLSSHLPTPVTDARTWLRIFWAVTTGLLTLAMLIVGGVQALTDATIIMGLPFSFVMFLIMAGLYLALRSERMREEALTATLPASLSGRTPQTGVAATRTWRQRLTRAMSFPGPRAGARFVDEVCRPAFQEVAQALREQGAEAEITSGTEEESGLPHVGIMVPIGPRDQFVYRVWPVERPTPGFATRSISTHDSYVRYEVQLAEGNQGYDVMDYTREQLIADTLDQYERHLEFLRLHHEATAGSAFPDHRPDDPDADRPE
- a CDS encoding alpha/beta hydrolase; translation: MTKRAGILVAVGATVAGLLTAAPGPAAATAATTQPAPKPKWTDCPTENYPTLQCAKVRAPLDHRRPSGRQITLALSRVPHTAKTFQGPLLVNPGGPGGSGLSMAGFVASSLPEKVAAQYDVIGFDPRGVGKSSPALNCLPGHFDAVRPDSVPTSYRAERINRDRAEAFARACGEKHGDVLPYMDTVSAAKDLDVIRRALGSRQLNYFGYSYGTYLGAVYAQLYPERVRRLVLDSVVDPDGVWYEGNLGQDYAFDDRHKAFAAWVAKNDAAYGLGTDPARVEAAWYRMRADVARKPAGGTVGASELEDAFLPGGYYNGYWPYLAEAFAAYAKDGDAEALVEVYENFGAVDASGDNGYSVYTAVQCRDAGWPEHWSTWRNDSRRIHKKAPFMTWNNTWYNAPCANWPVPPLNPVRVNNRLLPPALILQATNDAATPYGGAVSMHRKLKGSSLVVEEGGGNHGITLSGNDCLDEHLAAYLTDGTVPRGRGEADAVCTALPDPKPLPAEKAAAQSVDNSKGSRLHGLLGFRH
- a CDS encoding adenylosuccinate lyase: MSVDTLSVMDDVRDEEFRSLVDRLEPEAAGSPRYARLVAAEDPEELARVLVEPHQPLWAREMAAFRLGCAGDRRAFEALVLLLNHRDPERCVSAAHALARLNDPRTPRAAAALATNALRTAYALHPVRLLTDLRAPESVPALVATLQRLLAPGEPHWRVALACVEGLGRLADEQARPVLTAALPHPRLGAAAAAALSRLPGE
- a CDS encoding 3-hydroxyacyl-CoA dehydrogenase family protein; translated protein: MDTPLSTIAVVGLGTMGTGIAEVLALAGREVIGIDISEAAALGAVASLEASTARAVTRGRITEEERAAALARFRTADTLQAAADAELVVEVVPESYEIKQQVFRELDAIVSPTTILATGTNALSVTRLAAESQRPERVLGLHFFNPAPAMKLVEVVSSVLTAPPAVEAVTRLARELGKEPVAVGDRPGFVADGLLFGYLNQAAAMYEANYASREDIDAAMKLGCGLPMGPLALLDLIGIDTARTVLEAMYAESHDRLHAPAPILGQLGSAGLTGRKAGRGFYTYDAPGGQDVVPDALTPASGAEAGAGREVASVGVAGSGTMASGIAEVFAKAGYTVVLAARSQEKADTAKGRIAKSLERSVSKGRLSAEARDETLGRITAAGSLDAFAEVDLAVEAVAEDLEIKQQLFAALDKVCRPGAVLATTTSSLPVVAVARATARPEDVIGMHFFNPAPAMKLVEVVRTVLTADDVHATVRAVCAKIRKHPVDCGDRAGFIVNALLFPYLNNAIKMVEEHYASLDDIDAAMKLGGGYPMGPFELLDVVGLDVSLAIEKVLHREFRDPGLAPAPLLEHLVAAGCLGRKTGRGFREYARR